In Daucus carota subsp. sativus chromosome 4, DH1 v3.0, whole genome shotgun sequence, one DNA window encodes the following:
- the LOC108192479 gene encoding geraniol synthase, chloroplastic, with protein MALQGLFSPFLATAPPRMPLPLARNASKVRSTKPVQCITTPVTTIDRDEGSASRRSANYAPSCFWDYNLVKSLSSNYDEKKYVSQVDELKEDIRGLIHAETDVPLARLELLDSVQRLGLNCLFQEDIKQSIDALCKADSGLDDDLHLTALRFRILREHGYSVSQDVFQKFTDETGHFKDTLREDLKGLLSLYEASFFGCFYAYVLRKATVFTENGLISMEDAVDDCGGSEKKRRKDSLLSNVFSYGLEMMKENRSPRKSKVVLGSDLTEEYFKKIVDEEYSSIRDTPHVDSSERHGISDFGSMKENMFQSRLTSLSSSKSKPCDNTLSRRRSVLSPICPNTLLSGSSRTPLHIQSELKKKGKGLKLSGKKRTVEHPAKNKTINRLQIKRDWRLQEN; from the exons ATGGCTCTCCAAGGTCTGTTTTCACCATTCCTAGCTACTGCACCTCCTCGCATGCCTCTTCCTTTAGCAAGGAATGCTTCTAAAGTTCGTTCTACCAAACCAGTTCAGTGCATTACAACTCCGGTCACTACTATTGACCGCGATGAAGGTTCAGCCTCCAGAAGAAGTGCTAACTATGCACCAAGCTGTTTCTGGGACTACAATCTTGTCAAGTCACTTTCCAGTAATTATGAT GAAAAGAAATATGTAAGCCAGGTGGATGAGTTGAAGGAAGATATCAGAGGTCTCATTCATGCAGAAACTGATGTTCCATTAGCCAGGCTTGAGTTGCTGGACTCTGTTCAAAGGCTTGGGTTGAATTGTCTGTTCCAGGAAGATATAAAGCAATCAATTGATGCTCTTTGTAAGGCTGATTCAGGATTGGACGATGACCTTCATTTAACAGCTCTACGGTTCAGGATTCTCCGGGAGCATGGATATTCCGTGTCACAAG ACGTGTTCCAGAAGTTTACAGATGAAACAGGTCATTTCAAGGACACTCTGCGTGAGGATTTGAAGGGGTTGCTCAGCTTGTATGAAGCATCTTTCTTTG GGTGTTTTTACGCTTATGTCCTCCGAAAAGCCACCGTATTTACTGAGAATGgc CTTATTTCGATGGAAGATGCTGTTGATGATTGTGGAGGTAGTGAGAAGAAACGAAGAAAAGATTCGCTCCTGTCTAATGTTT TTAGTTATGGACTTGAAATGATGAAAGAGAATAGAAGTCCTCGGAAATCCAAAGTTGTGTTGGGCAGTGATTTAACAGAGGAGTACTTTAAGAAGATAG TTGATGAAGAATATAGTTCTATTAGAGACACTCCTCATGTTGATTCTTCGGAAAGACATG GGATCTCTGATTTTGGATCCATGAAAGAGAATATGTTCCAGTCTAGATTAACATCATTGTCCTCAAGCAAATCTAAACCAT GTGATAATACATTGAGTAGGAGAAGGTCTGTTCTGTCTCCAATATGTCCAAACACCCTGTTAAGCGGAAGTTCCAGAACCCCTCTCCATATTcaatcagaattaaagaaaaaggGTAAAGGTTTGAAGTTATCCGGTAAGAAGAGAACAGTGGAACATCCTGCCAAAAACAAAACCATTAACAGATTACAAATAAAAAGGGATTGGCGATTGCAAGAAAATTAA